One region of Balaenoptera ricei isolate mBalRic1 chromosome 5, mBalRic1.hap2, whole genome shotgun sequence genomic DNA includes:
- the FGA gene encoding fibrinogen alpha chain: MVSVRLLCLVLSVMGAVQAADPSEGEFIAEGGGVRGPRLVEKEQSACKESNWPFCSDEDWNYKCPSGCRMKGLIDEVNQDFTNRINKLKNSLFDYQKNNKESNTLIRNIMDILRGDFANSKNNENTFSQVSEDLRRRIEILKRKVIEQVQHIHLLQKNVRDQLIDMKRLEVDIDIKIRSCKGSCSRALEHKVDLEDYKDQQKQLEQVIAIDLLPSRDSQYLPLIKMRPVPGPITREFKSQLQEAPPEWKALLEMQQMKMELERFGGDGHARGDSASHGTGSTPESPRKPGTGSIGNVNPGIYGAGGAGTWNTGHPDPGNAGTWNTGHPDPGSAGIWNTGHPDPGSGGIWNTGHPDPGSAGTWNTGRPESGGFGTWGSGSSVSASFRPDSSGHGNIRPSNPDVPWGTFEEVSGNVSPGTKKELHTGKLVTAKGDKELLIGSEKVTSGRTTTTRRSCSKVITRTVTHADGHTETTKEVVNSEDGSDCSDTDLDLPGRGSLDDFFRRHNDGFFSSTLKELDSKIHSMGSDLGDIGSHHRGIPEVSSSSKTSSHGKEFASSSMTINRGGSTFESKGYKMADEAGSEEDLGFKGAHATKRGHAKTRPARDCYDALQTHPSGAQSGIFNIKLPGSSKIFSVYCDQETSLGGWLLIQQRMDGSLNFNRTWQDYKKGFGSLNDKGEGEFWLGNEYLHLLTLRGSILRVELEDWAGKGAYAEYHWRVGSEAEGYALQVSSYEGTAGDALIEGSVEEGTEYTSHAGMRFSTFDRDADKWEDNCAEVYGGGWWYNNCQAANLNGIYYPGGSYDPRDNSPYEIENGVVWVPFRGADYSLRAVRMKIRPFGTQ, encoded by the exons ATGGTTTCTGTGAGGCTCCTCTGCCTGGTCCTGAGTGTGATGGGTGCAGTTCAG GCGGCAGATCCCAGTGAAGGTGAATTTATCGCTGAAGGAGGAGGTGTGCGTGGCCCAAGGCTTGTGGAAAAAGAGCAGTCTGCCTGCAAAGAGTCGAACTGGCCCTTCTGCTCTGATGAAGACTGG AACTACAAATGCCCTTCTGGCTGCAGGATGAAAGGATTGATTGATGAAGTCAATCAAGATTTtacaaacagaataaataaactaaaaaattcaCTATTTGATTATCAGAAGAACAATAAGGAGTCTAACACATTGATCAGGAATATAATGGATATTTTGAGAGGGGATTTTGCCAATTCTAAGA acaatgaaaatacatttaGCCAAGTGTCAGAAGATCTGAGAAGGAGAATTGAGATTCTGAAgcgcaaagttatagaacaagtACAGCATATCCACCTTCTGCAGAAAAATGTCAGGGATCAGCTGATAGATATGAAACGACTGGAG gtggacatTGATATTAAGATCCGATCTTGCAAAGGGTCATGCAGTAGGGCTTTAGAACATAAAGTAGATCTGGAAGACTATAAAGATCAGCAGAAGCAACTTGAACAGGTTATTGCCATAGACTTACTTCCCTCCAGAGACAGTCAATATTTACCACTGATAAAAATGAGGCCAGTTCCAGGCCCGATTACCAGAGAGTTCAAGAGCCAGCTTCAGGAGGCCCCTCCAGAGTGGAAGGCACTGCTGGAAATGCAGCAGATGAAAATGGAGTTAGAGAGGTTTGGTGGAGATGGGCATGCCAGAGGAGATTCTGCATCTCATGGAACAGGATCAACACCAGAAAGCCCCAGGAAGCCTGGAACTGGTAGTATTGGAAACGTGAATCCTGGGATCTATGGAGCTGGAGGTGCTGGCACTTGGAACACTGGCCATCCTGATCCCGGAAACGCTGGCACTTGGAACACTGGACACCCTGATCCTGGAAGTGCTGGCATTTGGAACACTGGACACCCTGATCCTGGAAGTGGTGGCATTTGGAACACTGGCCATCCTGATCCTGGAAGTGCTGGCACTTGGAACACTGGACGCCCTGAGTCCGGAGGTTTTGGCACTTGGGGCTCTGGAAGTTCTGTGTCTGCAAGTTTTAGGCCAGATAGCTCAGGGCATGGGAACATCAGGCCTTCCAACCCAGATGTGCCCTGGGGCACATTTGAAGAGGTGTCAGGAAATGTAAGTCCAGGGACAAAGAAAGAGCTCCACACAGGTAAACTGGTCACTGCTAAAGGAGATAAAGAGCTTCTGATTGGTAGTGAGAAGGTCACTTCTGGTCGCACAACCACCACTCGTCGTTCATGCTCTAAAGTCATCACAAGGACTGTTACACATGCCGATGGTCACACAGAAACAACCAAAGAAGTGGTAAACTCTGAAGATGGTTCTGACTGTAGTGACACAGATTTGGACTTGCCTGGCAGGGGTAGCCTAGATGATTTCTTTCGTAGGCACAATGATGGTTTTTTCTCCTCTACGTTAAAAGAGCTTGACAGTAAGATCCATTCTATGGGCTCAGACTTAGGGGATATCGGCTCTCACCACCGCGGCATACCTGAGGTCTCTTCCAGTAGTAAAACTTCAAGTCATGGCAAAGAGTTTGCAAGCAGTAGCATGACTATCAACAGAGGAGGCTCCACGTTTGAAAGCAAGGGCTATAAAATGGCAGATGAGGCCGGAAGTGAAGAGGATCTTGGCTTCAAAGGAGCACATGCCACCAAGAGAGGCCATGCTAAAACTCGCCCTGCCAGAG actgttATGATGCCCTCCAAACACATCCTTCAGGTGCCCAAAGTGGCATTTTCAATATCAAGCTACCGGGATCCAGTAAgattttttctgtttattgtgATCAAGAGACCAGTTTGGGAGGATGGCTTTTGATCCAGCAAAGAATGGATGGCTCACTGAATTTTAACCGGACCTGGCAAGACTACAAGAAAGGTTTCGGCAGCCTAAATGACAAGGGAGAAGGAGAATTCTGGCTAGGCAACGAATACCTCCACTTACTAACCCTGAGAGGCTCCATCCTTCGGGTTGAATTAGAAGACTGGGCTGGGAAAGGGGCTTATGCAGAATATCACTGGAGGGTAGGCTCTGAGGCAGAAGGCTATGCCCTGCAGGTCTCCTCCTATGAGGGCACGGCAGGTGATGCTCTGATTGAGGGTTCTGTAGAGGAAGGGACAGAGTACACTTCTCATGCTGGCATGCGCTTCAGCACCTTCGACAGGGATGCAGACAAGTGGGAAGACAACTGTGCCGAAGTCTACGGAGGAGGCTGGTGGTACAACAACTGCCAAGCAGCCAATCTCAATGGCATCTACTACCCCGGGGGCTCCTATGACCCCAGGGACAACAGTCCCTATGAGATTGAGAATGGAGTGGTCTGGGTCCCCTTCAGAGGTGCCGATTATTCCCTCAGGGCTGTTCGCATGAAAATCCGGCCCTTTGGGACACAATAG
- the FGG gene encoding fibrinogen gamma chain isoform X2 — MSWSSHPRNLILCFYTLSLLSSTCLAHIATRDNCCILDERFGSYCPTTCGIADFLSTYQTSVDKDLQNLEGILRQVENKTSEARELVKAIQISYRSDGPAKPNGIDSATKISKKMLEEIMKYETLISTHESTVRFLQEIYNSNNQKIINLKQKVVQLEAKCQEPCQDTVKIHDTTGKDCQDIANKGARESGLYFIKPLKAKQQFLVYCEIDGSGNGWTVFQKRLDGSVDFKKNWIQYKEGFGHLSPTGNTEFWLGNEKIHLISTQSTIPYVLRVQLEDWNGRTSTADYATFRVTGESDKYRMTYAYFIGGDAGDAFDGYDFGEDTSDKFFTSHNGMQFSTWDNDNDKFEGNCAEQDGSGWWMNKCHAGHLNGIYYQGGTYSKTSTPDGYDNGIIWATWKSRWYSMKKTTMKLIPYNRIAIGEGQQHHLGGAKQAGDV, encoded by the exons ATGAGTTGGTCCTCGCACCCCCGGAATTTAATCCTCTGCTTCTACACTCTTTCATTGCTCTCTTCAACATGCCTGGCA CATATTGCTACCCGAGACAACTGCTGCATCTTAGATGAAAGATTT GGTAGTTATTGCCCAACTACCTGTGGAATTGCAGATTTCCTGTCTACTTACCAAACCAGTGTAGACAAGGATCTACAGAATTTGGAAGGAATCTTACGTCAAGTTGAGAACAAGACATCAGAAGCCAGAGAGTTGGTCAAAGCAATCCAGATCAGCTACCGCTCTGATGGACCAGCAAAGCCAA ATGGGATAGACAGTGCTACCAAGATTTCCAAGAAAATGTTGGAAGAAATTATGAAATACGAAACAttgatttcaacacatgaatcaACAGTTCG atttttgCAGGAAATATATAATTCAAATAATCAAAAAATCATTAACCTGAAACAGAAAGTGGTCCAGCTGGAAGCAAAGTGTCAGGAACCTTGTCAAGATACAGTGAAAATACATGATACAACTGGGAAAG attgtcaaGACATTGCCAATAAGGGGGCCAGAGAGAGTGGCCTTTACTTTATCAAACCTCTGAAAGCTAAGCAGCAGTTCTTAGTCTACTGTGAAATTGATGGGTCTGGAAATGGATGGACTGTGTTTCAGAAG AGGCTTGATGGCAGTGTGGATTTCAAGAAAAACTGGATTCAATATAAAGAAGGGTTTGGACATCTGTCTCCTACTGGAAACACAGAATTTTGGCTGGGAAATGAGAAGATTCATTTGATAAGCACACAGTCTACCATCCCATATGTATTAAGAGTGCAGTTGGAGGACTGGAATGGCAGAACCAG TACTGCAGACTATGCTACATTCAGGGTGACAGGTGAAAGCGACAAATACCGCATGACATATGCCTACTTCATTGGTGGAGATGCTGGAGATGCGTTTGATGGCTACGATTTTGGCGAGGATACTAGTGACAAGTTTTTCACATCCCACAATGGCATGCAGTTCAGTACCTGGGACAATGACAATGATAAGTTTGAAGGCAACTGTGCTGAACAGGATGGATCTGGTTGGTGGATGAACAAATGTCATGCTGGCCACCTCAATGGAATTTATTACCAAG GTGGCACTTACTCAAAAACATCTACTCCTGATGGTTATGATAATGGCATTATTTGGGCCACTTGGAAATCCCGGTGGTATTCAATGAAGAAAACCACCATGAAATTAATCCCATATAACAGAATCGCCATTGGAGAAGGACAGCAACACCACCTTGGGGGAGCCAAACAG GCTGGAGACGTATAA
- the FGG gene encoding fibrinogen gamma chain isoform X1 — MSWSSHPRNLILCFYTLSLLSSTCLAHIATRDNCCILDERFGSYCPTTCGIADFLSTYQTSVDKDLQNLEGILRQVENKTSEARELVKAIQISYRSDGPAKPNGIDSATKISKKMLEEIMKYETLISTHESTVRFLQEIYNSNNQKIINLKQKVVQLEAKCQEPCQDTVKIHDTTGKDCQDIANKGARESGLYFIKPLKAKQQFLVYCEIDGSGNGWTVFQKRLDGSVDFKKNWIQYKEGFGHLSPTGNTEFWLGNEKIHLISTQSTIPYVLRVQLEDWNGRTSTADYATFRVTGESDKYRMTYAYFIGGDAGDAFDGYDFGEDTSDKFFTSHNGMQFSTWDNDNDKFEGNCAEQDGSGWWMNKCHAGHLNGIYYQGGTYSKTSTPDGYDNGIIWATWKSRWYSMKKTTMKLIPYNRIAIGEGQQHHLGGAKQVRPEHYVEIEYD; from the exons ATGAGTTGGTCCTCGCACCCCCGGAATTTAATCCTCTGCTTCTACACTCTTTCATTGCTCTCTTCAACATGCCTGGCA CATATTGCTACCCGAGACAACTGCTGCATCTTAGATGAAAGATTT GGTAGTTATTGCCCAACTACCTGTGGAATTGCAGATTTCCTGTCTACTTACCAAACCAGTGTAGACAAGGATCTACAGAATTTGGAAGGAATCTTACGTCAAGTTGAGAACAAGACATCAGAAGCCAGAGAGTTGGTCAAAGCAATCCAGATCAGCTACCGCTCTGATGGACCAGCAAAGCCAA ATGGGATAGACAGTGCTACCAAGATTTCCAAGAAAATGTTGGAAGAAATTATGAAATACGAAACAttgatttcaacacatgaatcaACAGTTCG atttttgCAGGAAATATATAATTCAAATAATCAAAAAATCATTAACCTGAAACAGAAAGTGGTCCAGCTGGAAGCAAAGTGTCAGGAACCTTGTCAAGATACAGTGAAAATACATGATACAACTGGGAAAG attgtcaaGACATTGCCAATAAGGGGGCCAGAGAGAGTGGCCTTTACTTTATCAAACCTCTGAAAGCTAAGCAGCAGTTCTTAGTCTACTGTGAAATTGATGGGTCTGGAAATGGATGGACTGTGTTTCAGAAG AGGCTTGATGGCAGTGTGGATTTCAAGAAAAACTGGATTCAATATAAAGAAGGGTTTGGACATCTGTCTCCTACTGGAAACACAGAATTTTGGCTGGGAAATGAGAAGATTCATTTGATAAGCACACAGTCTACCATCCCATATGTATTAAGAGTGCAGTTGGAGGACTGGAATGGCAGAACCAG TACTGCAGACTATGCTACATTCAGGGTGACAGGTGAAAGCGACAAATACCGCATGACATATGCCTACTTCATTGGTGGAGATGCTGGAGATGCGTTTGATGGCTACGATTTTGGCGAGGATACTAGTGACAAGTTTTTCACATCCCACAATGGCATGCAGTTCAGTACCTGGGACAATGACAATGATAAGTTTGAAGGCAACTGTGCTGAACAGGATGGATCTGGTTGGTGGATGAACAAATGTCATGCTGGCCACCTCAATGGAATTTATTACCAAG GTGGCACTTACTCAAAAACATCTACTCCTGATGGTTATGATAATGGCATTATTTGGGCCACTTGGAAATCCCGGTGGTATTCAATGAAGAAAACCACCATGAAATTAATCCCATATAACAGAATCGCCATTGGAGAAGGACAGCAACACCACCTTGGGGGAGCCAAACAGGTCAGACCAGAACACTATGTTGAAATAGAATATGACTAA